A region of Candidatus Hydrogenedentota bacterium DNA encodes the following proteins:
- the prfB gene encoding peptide chain release factor 2: protein MYEEEAQLLAEYSERLQELRKCLHVDATKATIAQLQNEMAKPGFWDEPEKAQKLLQQLKSHKSIVEAPDALRRELDDALVLVELGQAEGDPSISGEIAQLAQDLSKKLEQLELTSLFMDPRDSRPALVNIHPGAGGTESCDWASMLYRMIIRYCERQEFDVELADYIPGDEAGLKSATLRVEGPFAYGKLKSEEGVHRLVRISPFDANSRRHTSFAAIEIVPEFEDDAPIEIKEEDLKMDVFKSSGPGGQKVNKTSSAVRLTHLPTGLVVACQIERSQHRNRETALQMLKAKLYDIELKKKEEEAMAHREDQQDVAWGSQIRSYVLHPYQMVKDHRTDVQIGNIDAVLDGDLDELVEAFLKWNLKRHRSN, encoded by the coding sequence ATGTACGAAGAAGAAGCGCAACTACTGGCGGAGTATTCAGAGCGTTTGCAGGAGCTTCGCAAGTGTCTCCATGTCGATGCGACAAAGGCCACGATTGCACAGCTCCAGAACGAGATGGCCAAGCCGGGGTTCTGGGACGAGCCTGAGAAGGCCCAGAAGCTCCTCCAGCAGCTCAAGAGCCACAAGTCCATCGTCGAGGCCCCCGACGCGCTCCGGCGCGAACTGGACGACGCCCTGGTGCTGGTCGAACTGGGCCAGGCCGAGGGGGATCCTTCCATAAGCGGCGAGATCGCGCAGCTCGCCCAGGACCTGTCGAAAAAGCTCGAGCAGCTCGAGTTGACCAGTCTTTTCATGGATCCCCGCGATTCGAGACCCGCCCTGGTTAACATCCATCCCGGCGCGGGCGGAACCGAATCGTGCGATTGGGCTTCGATGCTCTACCGCATGATCATTCGATATTGCGAGCGTCAGGAATTCGATGTGGAACTTGCCGACTACATCCCCGGCGACGAGGCCGGGCTTAAGAGCGCCACCCTGCGGGTCGAAGGGCCTTTCGCATACGGCAAACTCAAATCGGAAGAAGGCGTGCACCGGCTGGTGCGTATCTCGCCCTTCGACGCCAACAGCCGCCGGCACACGTCGTTCGCGGCCATCGAGATCGTGCCCGAGTTTGAGGACGATGCCCCCATCGAGATCAAGGAAGAAGACCTGAAAATGGACGTATTCAAGTCGAGCGGTCCCGGCGGGCAGAAAGTGAACAAGACAAGTTCGGCAGTACGCCTGACCCATCTGCCGACGGGGCTCGTGGTGGCGTGCCAGATCGAGCGTTCCCAGCACCGCAACCGCGAAACGGCCCTCCAGATGTTGAAAGCAAAACTATACGACATCGAATTGAAGAAAAAGGAAGAGGAGGCAATGGCGCACCGCGAAGATCAGCAGGACGTCGCCTGGGGAAGCCAGATCCGGAGCTACGTACTGCATCCCTACCAGATGGTGAAAGACCACCGCACCGACGTCCAGATCGGAAACATCGACGCCGTGCTGGACGGAGACCTCGACGAACTGGTGGAGGCGTTTCTCAAGTGGAACCTGAAACGCCACAGAAGCAATTAG
- a CDS encoding phosphatidate cytidylyltransferase, with translation MAKGSKLLARSVTGLVALAIFMTLIWTPGLRLLLTLFIGALSAVGLFEYYAMVRARKISPETIGGMLAGTCVAMSGHFGDAVTTNFALFGGCVLVSALHIVRGCHSVAGLSSSVFGVFYIGWFGAHVPMMQSLPGVGPGLVTTLFVAVILTDTAAFFVGSSIGKHKMAPKVSPNKTWEGAFGGLFCAVAGTAALWYLRERAGMTALPDWSLWRYTHAGILVSIVAQIGDLTESCIKRDAGVKDSGNFFPGHGGVLDRTDGFLFAAPVLYYLVTPFCAG, from the coding sequence ATGGCGAAAGGAAGCAAGCTGCTGGCGCGGAGTGTGACCGGTCTCGTTGCGTTGGCCATATTCATGACGCTCATCTGGACGCCCGGCTTGAGGCTGCTGCTCACGCTGTTCATCGGGGCACTGAGCGCAGTCGGCCTTTTCGAATACTACGCTATGGTGCGCGCGCGAAAGATCTCTCCGGAGACCATCGGCGGCATGCTCGCAGGCACCTGCGTGGCCATGAGCGGCCATTTCGGCGACGCCGTAACGACCAACTTTGCTCTGTTTGGCGGCTGCGTGCTGGTTTCGGCGCTGCACATCGTTCGCGGCTGCCATTCGGTGGCCGGCCTGTCGAGTTCGGTGTTTGGCGTGTTCTACATCGGGTGGTTCGGCGCGCATGTTCCAATGATGCAAAGCCTGCCCGGCGTCGGGCCCGGCCTGGTAACGACGCTGTTTGTGGCCGTGATTCTGACGGATACGGCCGCGTTCTTCGTGGGGTCGTCCATTGGAAAGCACAAGATGGCTCCGAAGGTGAGTCCGAACAAGACATGGGAGGGCGCATTCGGGGGATTGTTTTGCGCCGTGGCAGGCACGGCGGCGCTCTGGTATCTGAGGGAGCGCGCGGGCATGACCGCCCTGCCGGATTGGTCTCTGTGGCGATACACGCACGCGGGAATCCTGGTCTCGATCGTCGCCCAGATTGGCGACCTGACGGAATCGTGTATCAAACGCGACGCCGGCGTGAAGGATTCGGGCAACTTCTTTCCGGGGCACGGCGGAGTGCTGGACCGCACCGACGGTTTTCTGTTCGCGGCCCCGGTTCTATATTATCTCGTAACGCCGTTCTGTGCAGGCTGA
- a CDS encoding MATE family efflux transporter: protein MERSHRYEGLIEVSRMAVPIVFGQLSYVLMQFADQVMVSRLGTEQLAATAPAGLWFFIFSTFFLGISGCVSTFAAQSLGRGEKEQGASYAWQGVYIGLAGGVFGMAVWPFADDLFGLMGHTPEVTRLEVQYFQIRMAGFVFMCWPAALTSFFQAVNRPSVPMYAAWFANGINLVLNYLLIYGKFGFPRMEVAGAAWATVIAMGVQTVILQALFLSKSLDREFQTRSRYVFNWQKVRELVRIGWPAGLSFFLDVFNWGVFTSLLVGRCGEVQMAAHNVAINFLHLAFMPAVGLNHAVAPIVGQWIGRGNIPMAKTRTHTAIKIAICYMTAAGLCFAIFAKPLTRVFFSTDPQVVEIAAVILILAACYQAFDAVNIVVLGALRGAGDTRWVMWVMSLASYCVFLPLAAFLCMGEVPVSRIPGIPAGWDLPGLGWEAKGAWLGATIYTIGLSGLLFWRFHGERWRDIKIFEKDRVSVPE from the coding sequence ATGGAACGCTCACATCGATACGAAGGACTCATCGAGGTCAGCAGGATGGCGGTCCCTATCGTGTTCGGGCAGCTTTCGTATGTCTTGATGCAGTTCGCCGACCAAGTCATGGTTTCCCGGCTTGGAACCGAGCAGTTGGCCGCCACGGCTCCGGCGGGATTGTGGTTCTTTATTTTCTCCACGTTTTTCCTTGGAATATCAGGGTGCGTGTCGACGTTTGCCGCGCAGAGCCTCGGGCGGGGCGAAAAGGAACAAGGCGCGAGCTACGCATGGCAGGGGGTGTATATCGGTTTGGCCGGCGGCGTTTTCGGCATGGCCGTATGGCCGTTTGCCGACGACCTGTTCGGTCTGATGGGCCACACGCCGGAGGTCACCCGGCTCGAGGTCCAGTATTTCCAGATCCGGATGGCCGGATTCGTGTTCATGTGTTGGCCGGCAGCGCTGACGTCGTTCTTCCAGGCGGTGAACCGTCCCAGTGTGCCGATGTACGCGGCCTGGTTCGCCAACGGCATCAACTTGGTTCTCAACTACCTCCTCATCTATGGCAAGTTCGGATTTCCGCGGATGGAAGTGGCGGGGGCGGCATGGGCCACGGTAATCGCCATGGGCGTGCAGACCGTGATACTGCAAGCGTTGTTTCTGTCGAAGTCGCTGGACCGGGAATTCCAGACGCGGTCGCGGTACGTTTTCAACTGGCAGAAGGTGCGTGAGCTGGTGCGTATAGGGTGGCCCGCGGGCTTGAGTTTCTTCCTTGATGTTTTCAATTGGGGTGTGTTCACCAGCCTTCTCGTGGGACGTTGTGGAGAAGTTCAAATGGCGGCGCACAATGTGGCCATCAATTTCCTGCATCTCGCGTTTATGCCCGCGGTCGGGCTGAATCACGCCGTCGCCCCCATCGTGGGACAATGGATTGGCCGGGGCAACATCCCCATGGCCAAGACCCGCACGCATACGGCGATCAAGATTGCCATCTGCTACATGACGGCGGCGGGACTGTGTTTCGCCATATTCGCCAAGCCCCTGACCCGCGTTTTTTTCAGCACGGACCCGCAGGTTGTCGAGATTGCAGCGGTGATCCTGATTCTGGCCGCGTGTTACCAGGCCTTTGACGCGGTCAACATCGTCGTATTGGGCGCGTTGCGGGGCGCGGGCGATACGCGCTGGGTGATGTGGGTGATGTCCTTGGCGTCGTATTGCGTGTTTCTGCCTCTTGCGGCGTTTCTGTGCATGGGCGAAGTGCCGGTATCGCGTATTCCGGGAATCCCGGCCGGTTGGGACCTCCCAGGACTGGGGTGGGAGGCGAAGGGGGCGTGGCTGGGCGCCACTATCTATACTATCGGGCTGAGCGGACTCCTTTTCTGGCGGTTTCACGGCGAACGGTGGCGCGACATCAAGATTTTCGAGAAAGACCGCGTATCCGTTCCCGAGTAG
- the pyrH gene encoding UMP kinase: MPDPAYKRVLLKLSGQALEPSRGVGIDFKTIGLFCDEIAEAHALGVELGLVVGGGNIYRGAQGVAQGPDRPTGDYMGMLATVINALAIQAMLENKGVTTRVMTAIEMRGVAEPYIRRRALRHLEKGRVVIFGAGTGNPFFTTDTAAALRASEISAEILFKATKVDGVYDADPVKNPSATLYRELSYTEALARNLRVMDATAISLCRENKLPILVFNLTRPGSIMKALQGERIGTLVKGD; this comes from the coding sequence GTGCCTGACCCGGCCTACAAACGCGTGTTGTTGAAACTGAGCGGCCAGGCGCTCGAGCCCAGCCGCGGGGTGGGCATTGATTTCAAAACCATCGGCCTGTTTTGCGATGAGATCGCCGAGGCGCACGCGCTCGGCGTCGAGTTGGGACTGGTCGTTGGCGGCGGAAACATCTACCGCGGCGCGCAAGGCGTGGCGCAGGGGCCCGACCGCCCGACGGGCGACTACATGGGCATGCTGGCCACGGTCATCAACGCCCTGGCCATCCAGGCGATGCTCGAGAACAAAGGCGTGACGACACGCGTCATGACGGCGATCGAGATGCGCGGAGTCGCGGAACCCTATATCCGGCGCCGGGCGTTGCGGCACCTCGAGAAAGGCCGCGTGGTAATCTTCGGCGCGGGCACGGGCAATCCTTTTTTCACTACGGATACGGCTGCGGCGCTTCGCGCCAGCGAGATCAGCGCGGAAATCCTCTTCAAAGCGACCAAGGTGGACGGGGTGTACGATGCGGACCCGGTAAAGAACCCTTCGGCAACGTTGTACCGGGAACTGTCGTATACGGAAGCGCTCGCGCGCAATCTCCGCGTCATGGATGCGACAGCCATCTCGCTGTGCCGCGAGAACAAGCTTCCCATACTGGTTTTCAATCTGACCAGGCCGGGCAGTATCATGAAAGCGCTCCAGGGCGAACGCATAGGCACGCTGGTGAAAGGAGATTGA
- the rpsB gene encoding 30S ribosomal protein S2, which translates to MTAVTMKNLLEAGIHFGHQTRRWNPKMKKYIFGARNGIYIIDLQKTLRQLNRARSFVREAVAAGGHVLFVGTKRQAQEIIQREAERCGMYYVNNRWLGGTLTNYETIQVSIRNLQKLEDMESSGELEKFSKKEAARMRKQKARLAKYLDGIKNMPGVPQVMFVIDTRREDIAVNEARRLNIPCIGIVDTNSDPDVVSFPIPGNDDAIRAVGLFCSVIADAVIEGKAESEKYVVPKAAPAKAAMHTPEAEQEELEEKAAGGEDEDAEEESEFQEYDEEHE; encoded by the coding sequence ATGACAGCCGTCACCATGAAGAACCTTCTCGAGGCCGGTATCCACTTCGGCCACCAAACACGCCGTTGGAACCCGAAGATGAAGAAGTATATCTTCGGCGCGCGCAACGGTATCTACATCATCGATTTGCAGAAGACCTTGCGCCAACTCAACCGGGCCCGGTCGTTCGTTCGTGAAGCCGTTGCCGCTGGCGGCCACGTGCTGTTCGTGGGCACGAAGCGCCAGGCCCAGGAAATCATCCAGCGCGAAGCCGAGCGGTGCGGCATGTACTATGTCAATAACCGCTGGCTGGGCGGCACCCTCACCAACTACGAGACGATCCAGGTGAGCATCCGCAATCTCCAGAAACTCGAAGACATGGAATCCAGCGGGGAACTGGAGAAGTTCAGCAAGAAAGAGGCGGCGCGCATGCGTAAGCAAAAGGCGCGCCTCGCGAAGTATCTCGATGGCATCAAGAACATGCCCGGCGTTCCGCAAGTCATGTTCGTCATCGACACGCGTCGCGAGGATATCGCCGTGAATGAAGCCCGGCGTCTGAATATCCCCTGCATCGGCATTGTTGACACAAACTCGGATCCGGACGTGGTGTCTTTCCCGATTCCGGGCAACGACGACGCTATCCGCGCCGTCGGCTTGTTCTGCTCGGTCATCGCTGACGCGGTGATCGAGGGTAAAGCCGAGAGCGAAAAATACGTCGTGCCCAAGGCGGCCCCGGCCAAAGCCGCCATGCATACTCCGGAGGCGGAACAAGAGGAACTCGAGGAAAAAGCCGCCGGTGGCGAGGACGAAGACGCTGAAGAAGAATCGGAATTCCAAGAGTACGACGAAGAGCATGAATAG
- the tsf gene encoding translation elongation factor Ts produces MGVTAKDVKELREATGAGMMDCKKALQECDGDFDKAANWLREKGIASAAKRQDREAKEGSVASYIHMGGKIGVLVEVNCETDFVARGELFQEFCKNVCLQICSTAPRWVRRDEATPEEIEAEKAIYAVQAKESGRPETVQQKIVEGKLNKWLKENSLLDQEFVKNPDVTIEELMKELSGKIGEKIDIRRFARFQLGEAIDGRKPAGDEE; encoded by the coding sequence ATGGGAGTAACGGCAAAAGACGTGAAGGAACTGCGCGAAGCAACCGGCGCCGGCATGATGGACTGCAAGAAAGCGCTTCAGGAGTGTGACGGCGATTTCGATAAGGCGGCAAACTGGCTTCGGGAGAAGGGTATTGCCTCCGCGGCGAAACGGCAGGATCGCGAAGCAAAAGAGGGCTCGGTAGCCTCCTATATTCACATGGGCGGCAAGATCGGCGTGCTGGTCGAGGTGAATTGCGAAACGGACTTCGTGGCGCGCGGCGAACTCTTCCAGGAGTTCTGCAAGAACGTGTGCCTGCAGATCTGCTCGACCGCCCCGCGGTGGGTGCGCCGCGACGAGGCCACCCCCGAGGAAATCGAGGCGGAAAAGGCGATTTACGCGGTGCAGGCCAAGGAATCCGGCCGGCCGGAGACTGTGCAGCAGAAAATCGTCGAGGGCAAGCTCAACAAGTGGTTGAAAGAGAACAGCCTGCTTGACCAGGAATTCGTCAAGAATCCCGATGTGACGATCGAGGAATTGATGAAGGAATTGAGCGGCAAGATCGGCGAAAAGATCGACATTCGGCGATTCGCCCGGTTTCAACTGGGTGAAGCTATCGATGGCAGGAAGCCGGCTGGGGATGAGGAGTAA
- the frr gene encoding ribosome recycling factor, which translates to MSHELEKEAQSKMEKSAEAFAHELSTIRTGRASVALLDSIEVEAYGTRMKLNQMANVAAPEPRLLLITPWDKSQVGAIEKAILASPLNLTPSNDGHVIRIPIPQLTEERRKDLVKLVGKLAEEARIAVRNVRRYVIDEVKKRQKDGDIPEDDAHKLTEQLQKVTDHHIEKIDEMLKAKEAEIMEV; encoded by the coding sequence ATGTCACACGAACTCGAGAAAGAAGCCCAAAGCAAGATGGAAAAAAGCGCGGAGGCGTTCGCGCACGAACTCTCTACCATTCGGACGGGCCGCGCATCCGTCGCGCTGTTGGACTCCATCGAGGTCGAGGCATACGGCACCAGGATGAAACTGAACCAGATGGCCAACGTAGCGGCTCCTGAACCCCGCCTGCTGCTGATAACTCCGTGGGACAAGTCGCAGGTGGGAGCGATTGAGAAAGCGATCCTGGCGTCGCCCCTGAATCTGACGCCCAGCAACGACGGCCACGTGATCCGCATTCCCATCCCGCAACTTACCGAAGAGCGCCGAAAAGACCTGGTGAAACTGGTGGGCAAACTGGCGGAAGAAGCCCGGATCGCCGTGCGCAATGTGCGGCGCTACGTGATCGACGAGGTCAAGAAGCGCCAGAAAGACGGCGATATCCCCGAAGACGACGCGCACAAGCTGACCGAGCAGCTGCAGAAAGTCACCGATCATCATATCGAGAAAATTGACGAGATGCTCAAGGCCAAAGAGGCCGAGATCATGGAAGTATAG
- the uppS gene encoding polyprenyl diphosphate synthase — MRDLDMTRLPQHIAIIMDGNGRWAEKHGVSLAEGHEAGAKSVRAAIKACRELHRVKVLSLYAFSTENWRRSRVEVNALFRLLSKYVRLELENIHKEDIRVTIMGRREGLSERVVADLDHCEQLTRHNKSMTVNVAVNYGGRGEIADTARRLAVDAATGALRTEDIDEDAFSRRLYVPGLPDVDLLIRTSGEMRLSNFMLWQVSYAEIVSLGVLWPDFRKRHLLDAIARYQRRQRRFGGR; from the coding sequence ATGCGCGACCTGGACATGACACGGCTGCCCCAGCATATCGCCATCATCATGGACGGCAACGGGCGGTGGGCTGAGAAGCATGGCGTGTCCCTTGCGGAAGGGCATGAGGCCGGCGCCAAGAGCGTGCGCGCGGCCATCAAGGCTTGCCGCGAACTCCACCGCGTGAAAGTGTTGTCGCTGTATGCCTTTTCGACGGAGAACTGGCGCCGGTCGCGGGTCGAGGTCAATGCATTGTTCCGGTTGCTGAGCAAGTACGTTCGCCTGGAACTGGAGAACATTCACAAGGAAGATATCCGGGTAACGATCATGGGCCGGCGCGAAGGCCTCTCGGAGCGCGTTGTGGCGGACCTCGATCACTGCGAGCAACTCACGCGCCACAACAAATCCATGACGGTCAACGTCGCCGTCAACTACGGGGGGCGCGGGGAGATCGCGGATACGGCGCGCCGGCTGGCCGTTGATGCCGCAACGGGCGCGTTACGGACGGAAGACATCGACGAGGATGCTTTTTCGCGGCGGCTGTACGTCCCCGGCCTTCCGGACGTCGACCTGCTGATTCGCACGAGCGGCGAGATGCGGTTGAGCAACTTCATGCTGTGGCAGGTGTCCTACGCGGAGATTGTATCCCTCGGCGTGTTGTGGCCGGATTTCAGGAAACGGCATCTCCTCGACGCCATCGCGCGCTACCAGCGGCGCCAGCGCCGGTTCGGAGGACGCTGA